Proteins encoded by one window of Molothrus aeneus isolate 106 chromosome 16, BPBGC_Maene_1.0, whole genome shotgun sequence:
- the FAM234A gene encoding protein FAM234A yields the protein MDNKDSEAEIHPLKTEDVKAQENHEHYVERRIIKSSGLSRLSRWRTAAFFISLFLCLIIVFAFSFIIPCPERPVSERTWFQYYNKTVPYPFLAIADVSEDKVQDVLFAFKSGNSSRFNMSCLDEGLPSPCAFVAAVSGRNGSVLWESPAAEEVQWLQCDIQQLGTAATPGCLVVEKPLALTALSLNTGEVLWRQSRDFGANYTVLTPLSVIPDVDNDRVQDLMIFITKEGQVKVFIYSGKTGQQLGSTGSLRVDGAARYVRLQLHSSSSYFLFYTEKSVYAYSLKDLCSTVVGVEVKLSSFQVDSHLEKNIDRATHLLSPLRFEDIRYLTKVPGHSRDNILVVDSEMAKLINTKDLHPVWTLNVSRVLSEPLLGYYKPDAHGVVLESEIGPNRKKVMIVESESGAVQWELKLNSGPGSPGPATLPTADHRSAFLMWGDFQEPGNDTRPRAPLQKLYLFHPSYTNVVLELRNSTDQIIAFTAALFERSRHACYVLLRGPQPGEGPGPVSLMKRKLKEDVAVSRVLWLRRTPGDEEQHIRDRLYRMRFQSRD from the exons ATGGATAACAAGGACTCAGAAGCTGAGATCCACCCTCTGAAGACTGAGGATGTAAAAGCTCAGGAGAACCATGAACACTATGTGGAGAGGAGGATTATCAAGTCCTCGGGGCTGTCCCGGCTGTCCCGGTGGCGCACTGCTGCCTTCTTCAtctccctcttcctctgccTGATCATTGTGTTTGCTTTCTCCTTCATCATTCCCTGCCCAGAGAGGCCAGTTTCAGAAAGAACATGGTTCCAATACTACAACAAAACAG TGCCCTACCCATTCCTTGCTATAGCAGATGTGAGTGAAGACAAAGTACAGGATGTGCTCTTTGCATTCAAATCTGGCAACAGCAGCAGATTCAACATGTCCTGTCTGGATGAAG ggctgccatctcCCTGTGCCTTCGTCGCTGCAGTGTCTGGCAGGAACGGCAGCGTGCTCTGggagagcccagctgcagaggaggtgcagtggctgcagtgtgacatccagcagctgggcacagcagcaacCCCGGGCTGCCTCGTGGTGGAGAAGCCACTGGCCCTTACAGCACTCAGCCTGAACACAG GGGAAGTTCTGTGGAGGCAATCCCGTGACTTTGGAGCTAATTACACTGTGCTGACTCCTTTATCAGTGATTCCAGATGTGGATAATGATAGAGTTCAGGACCTGATGATCTTTATTACTAAAGAAGGCCAG GTGAAGGTCTTCATCTATTCAGGAAAAACTGGCCAGCAGCTTGGCTCCACGGGCAGCCTGAGGGTGGATGGAGCCGCTCGCTAcgtcaggctgcagctgcactcctcctcctcctactTCCTTTTCTACACAG agaAGTCTGTCTATGCATATTCCCTGAAAGATCTGTGCAGTACAGTAGTTGGGGTGGAAGTTAAGCTTTCCAGCTTCCAGGTGGATTCTCATTTGGAGAAGAACATTGACCGTGCCACGCACCTCTTATCCCCTCTCAG ATTCGAAGACATTCGCTACCTGACAAAAGTTCCTGGGCACTCACGGGACAACATCTTGGTTGTGGACTCAGAGATGGCCAAACTGATCAACACAAAAGATCTCCACCCTGTGTGGACCCTCAATGTGTCCCGTGTTTTGAG TGAGCCACTGCTCGGTTACTACAAACCTGATGCCCATGGTGTTGTCCTGGAGAGTGAAATTGGACCCAACAGGAAGAAG GTTATGATTGTTGAGAGTGAATCTGGAGCAGTCCAGTGGGAGCTGAAGCTGAACTCAGGACCAgggagccctggcccagccacCCTTCCCACTGCAGATCACCGCTCTGCCTTCCTCATGTGGGGGGACTTCCAGGAGCCAGGCAATGACaca AGACCCAGAGCTCCTCTCCAGAAGCTTTACCTTTTCCATCCTTCCTACACTAATGTCGTGTTGGAGCTCCGCAACAGCACTGACCAAATCATTGCATTCACTG CGGCGCTGTTTGAGCGGAGCCGTCACGCCTGCTACGTGCTGCTGCGGGGcccccagcctggagaggggccaGGCCCCGTGTCCCTGATGAAGAGGAAGCTGAAGGAGGACGTGGCAGTGAGCAGGGTGCTCTGGCTGCGCCGCACACCCGgggatgaggagcagcacaTCCGGGACCGCCTGTACAGGATGCGATTCCAGAGCCGAGATTGA